A stretch of the Glycine soja cultivar W05 chromosome 13, ASM419377v2, whole genome shotgun sequence genome encodes the following:
- the LOC114381548 gene encoding uncharacterized protein LOC114381548 has protein sequence MPKYPRLYNISNQQHQLINSVGSQKDAGWEWSFSWRRSLFENEIRMAAKFLEELAQVKIQQKRPNSWVWKADPSGNYSTKSEYRLLMEVTTGAEEDRNLVELWNLKIPLKQTVFAWRLIKDQLPTWTNLRTRQVELNDSRCLLCNSLDEDVTHLFFYCTKTLPLWWESQSWINSSGVFPHNPKYNFLQHENWSAVGVRARRWKCWWVALTWTIWKHRNRVVFDNQSFYGSTVMDDALFLLWSCSRLWRRVSLCTSAIGLPISKQSSRSRECS, from the coding sequence ATGCCAAAGTATCCTAGATTATACAACATCTCCAACCAGCAACACCAACTTATCAACAGTGTGGGGAGCCAAAAAGATGCAGGGTGGGAATGGAGCTTTAGTTGGAGGAGATctttatttgaaaatgaaattcggATGGCGGCTAAATTTCTAGAGGAGCTGGCTCAGgtaaaaattcaacaaaaaagacCAAATTCATGGGTTTGGAAGGCTGACCCGAGTGGGAATTATTCTACAAAATCAGAATATCGATTATTGATGGAAGTGACAACGGGGGCTGAAGAAGATAGGAATCTCGTGGAGTTATGGAATCTTAAAATTCCTCTTAAGCAAACAGTGTTCGCATGGAGGCTCATTAAAGATCAATTGCCAACTTGGACAAACTTAAGGACCAGACAAGTGGAGTTGAATGATTCTAGGTGCCTACTGTGCAACAGCCTGGATGAAGATGTAACACACCTATTTTTCTATTGCACCAAGACCCTACCTCTGTGGTGGGAATCTCAGTCATGGATAAATTCATCTGGTGTATTTCCTCATAatcccaaatataattttttgcaaCATGAAAACTGGTCTGCTGTGGGAGTTAGAGCTAGAAGATGGAAATGCTGGTGGGTAGCACTAACATGGACAATTTGGAAGCACCGAAACAGGGTAGTCTTTGATAATCAGTCTTTTTATGGAAGTACAGTCATGGATGACGCACTATTTCTGCTATGGTCTTGCTCAAGGTTATGGAGAAGGGTTTCACTATGCACTTCTGCTATTGGTCTTCCCATCTCAAAGCAGTCTTCTAGAAGTAGGGAGTGTTCATGA